One genomic region from Mangifera indica cultivar Alphonso chromosome 17, CATAS_Mindica_2.1, whole genome shotgun sequence encodes:
- the LOC123200151 gene encoding mitochondrial import receptor subunit TOM7-1-like translates to MGSRITLKSKGKSVKGAKAAEEKSTADYLKEWSTWTMKKAKVITHYGFIPLIIIIGMNSDPKPQLYQLLSPV, encoded by the coding sequence ATGGGTTCAAGGATCACACTTAAGAGCAAAGGCAAGAGTGTAAAGGGAGCGAAAGCAGCGGAGGAGAAATCGACAGCGGATTATTTGAAAGAGTGGAGCACATGGACCATGAAAAAGGCTAAGGTCATCACTCATTACGGTTTCATTCCTCTGATCATCATCATCGGCATGAACTCTGATCCAAAACCTCAGCTCTATCAGCTACTAAGCCCCGTCTGA